A genomic region of Lysinibacillus sp. 2017 contains the following coding sequences:
- the smpB gene encoding SsrA-binding protein SmpB: MAKGTGKVLAQNKKANHDYFIEETIEAGMVLTGTEIKSVRDAHVQLKESYVSIRDGEAWIRNMHISPFDQGNRFNHDPLRERKLLLHKKQISELIGAVKRDGYTIVPLKIYIKDGYAKLLIGLAKGKKDYDKRNDLKKKEAKRDMERAFKDRQQ; this comes from the coding sequence ATGGCAAAAGGTACAGGGAAAGTATTAGCTCAAAATAAAAAAGCAAACCACGATTACTTCATTGAGGAAACAATTGAAGCGGGAATGGTGCTAACAGGTACAGAAATTAAATCTGTTCGAGATGCCCACGTGCAATTGAAGGAATCGTATGTAAGTATTCGCGATGGAGAAGCATGGATTCGCAATATGCATATTTCACCGTTTGACCAAGGGAACCGTTTCAATCACGATCCACTACGTGAGCGAAAACTGTTGCTACATAAAAAGCAAATTAGCGAACTGATTGGCGCGGTTAAGCGTGATGGCTATACGATTGTGCCGTTAAAAATTTATATTAAAGACGGTTACGCAAAGCTATTAATCGGCTTAGCAAAAGGTAAAAAAGATTACGATAAACGTAATGATTTGAAGAAAAAAGAAGCGAAACGTGATATGGAACGTGCTTTCAAAGATCGCCAGCAATAA
- a CDS encoding carboxylesterase, giving the protein MKKALSSPFFFEAGPRAVLLLHGFTGSSADVRMLGRFLEKHGYTSLAPHYKGHGVSPEQLIDTNPEDWWQDVINGYNTLKEAGYEEIAVAGLSLGGVFSLKLALNQPVKGVVTMCSPMTMRTTDIMFEGVIDYAKQYKKQEGKSEQEIELEIEAIKAQGMASLPQLQQLIHEVRQMIDLLYAPILIIQSRNDKVINPDSATIIYESVESLDKTLSWYEASGHVITLDKERDQLHEEVHTFLNTLDWLI; this is encoded by the coding sequence ATGAAAAAGGCATTGTCTTCACCGTTTTTCTTTGAGGCAGGACCAAGAGCGGTCTTATTATTACATGGTTTTACAGGGAGCTCAGCAGATGTTCGTATGCTAGGCAGGTTTCTAGAAAAGCATGGCTACACATCATTAGCCCCACATTATAAAGGACATGGTGTATCACCAGAACAATTAATTGACACGAATCCCGAAGATTGGTGGCAAGACGTTATAAATGGGTATAATACATTGAAAGAAGCAGGCTATGAAGAAATCGCGGTTGCCGGTCTTTCATTAGGCGGCGTTTTTTCATTGAAATTAGCGCTCAATCAACCTGTTAAAGGTGTCGTCACAATGTGTTCACCAATGACGATGCGTACGACAGATATTATGTTCGAAGGCGTCATTGACTATGCAAAACAATACAAAAAACAAGAAGGTAAAAGTGAACAGGAAATTGAATTAGAGATTGAAGCGATTAAAGCGCAAGGAATGGCATCACTGCCACAGTTGCAGCAACTTATTCACGAGGTAAGACAGATGATCGACTTACTTTACGCGCCGATTTTAATTATACAATCGCGTAACGATAAAGTGATCAACCCAGATTCAGCCACTATTATTTATGAAAGCGTCGAATCACTCGATAAAACACTTAGTTGGTATGAAGCGTCTGGACACGTCATTACACTCGATAAAGAAAGAGATCAGCTTCATGAAGAAGTTCATACGTTTTTAAATACATTAGATTGGTTAATCTAA
- a CDS encoding zinc-ribbon domain-containing protein: MSNDLGTKGKMLSLWAAEKNKKVAGRSFNTVTVKDKYNAFWTCDFNNPNCLFTVKSPEKVYQTIVRGGVVCQFCKGTNIEVSVQTKANPEHIDKYWHKERNSAMGYIPSTKAATSNEYIYVKCEEHHWGIYEEQKQRCADFTYGRIACPQCNGKQATLENNLKIKYPVYAKELHPMFNPALILPGSTTKYPFWCSRCVDYYLKEVRHRTAHNQGCPIHNSSHNSSKSEKLLRLILNEIIGDFAKKYLDIKWKSGRRIEIDLLERSLLIGIEFDGNYHKKREQVERDQTKNDLLNKHHKTIGMSLFIRIREKGLPELQYHENQELIICGKHRDSFKFLIPAIQQLITLINNRMQLNIKSYSDTELLILIKKYLPLINN, encoded by the coding sequence TTGAGTAATGATTTAGGAACAAAAGGGAAAATGTTATCATTATGGGCGGCTGAAAAAAACAAAAAAGTTGCTGGGAGAAGTTTTAATACTGTTACAGTAAAGGATAAATACAATGCATTCTGGACATGTGATTTCAATAATCCTAATTGTCTATTTACAGTAAAATCACCAGAGAAAGTTTATCAAACTATAGTAAGGGGTGGGGTTGTCTGTCAATTTTGCAAAGGTACAAATATAGAAGTAAGTGTTCAAACAAAAGCTAACCCTGAACATATCGATAAATATTGGCACAAGGAAAGAAATAGTGCAATGGGTTACATCCCTTCTACTAAAGCTGCAACTTCTAATGAGTACATTTATGTAAAATGTGAGGAACATCATTGGGGAATATACGAAGAACAAAAACAAAGGTGTGCTGATTTTACGTATGGTCGTATTGCGTGCCCACAGTGTAACGGTAAACAAGCAACATTAGAAAACAATCTCAAAATTAAGTATCCAGTTTACGCTAAAGAGTTACATCCTATGTTCAATCCTGCATTGATATTACCTGGCTCTACAACAAAATATCCGTTTTGGTGCAGCCGTTGTGTGGATTATTATTTAAAAGAAGTACGACACAGAACTGCACATAACCAAGGATGTCCAATCCATAATTCTTCTCATAATTCTTCAAAAAGTGAAAAATTATTAAGATTAATATTAAATGAAATTATTGGTGATTTTGCTAAGAAATATCTTGATATAAAGTGGAAAAGTGGACGTCGTATAGAAATAGATTTATTAGAAAGGTCCTTACTTATAGGCATTGAATTTGATGGTAATTATCACAAAAAAAGAGAACAAGTAGAAAGAGACCAAACTAAAAATGACTTGTTAAATAAACACCATAAAACTATAGGCATGTCATTATTTATAAGAATACGCGAAAAAGGATTACCTGAATTACAATATCACGAAAATCAAGAACTAATTATTTGTGGAAAACATAGGGATAGCTTTAAATTTCTAATACCTGCTATCCAACAATTAATTACATTAATTAATAATCGGATGCAGTTAAATATAAAATCTTACTCGGATACCGAACTTTTAATTTTAATAAAAAAGTACCTACCATTAATAAATAATTAG
- a CDS encoding AraC family transcriptional regulator: MGELHNAELANKVMFIIKKNLNREKCLLEVDSVFSEDYPNYKGVFKEQIGMSLKNYMNRARMSEAEKLLETTTLDLKEVAKAVGINGYFEFTQLFKRLMGVTPSGYRNQMFKVHVSPTDNG, from the coding sequence ATGGGAGAATTACACAATGCCGAATTAGCGAATAAAGTCATGTTTATTATTAAAAAAAATTTAAATCGTGAGAAATGCTTACTTGAGGTAGACAGCGTTTTTTCGGAAGACTACCCTAATTATAAAGGTGTTTTTAAAGAGCAAATAGGTATGTCGTTAAAAAACTATATGAACAGGGCTCGTATGAGTGAAGCGGAAAAACTATTAGAAACAACAACTTTAGATTTAAAAGAAGTGGCAAAAGCTGTTGGGATCAATGGCTATTTTGAATTTACACAGCTATTTAAACGATTAATGGGTGTAACCCCAAGTGGCTACCGCAATCAAATGTTTAAGGTGCACGTTTCACCTACTGATAATGGGTAA
- the rnr gene encoding ribonuclease R, translating to MTQQNDLQQRILEFMKDDDYKPMTVSEVEEAFKLEEADDFRELVKTLVKMEALGLIVRSRSNRYGLPERMNLLRGRFIGNAKGFGFVAPEEQGMDDVFIPPYEINGALNGDTVLVRILKESSGDRREGTITKIVERSKTTFVGTYQANKGFGFVVTDDKKLNLDIFIAKDDSLGAVDGHKVVVEVTHWPDETKSASGIVTKILGHKNDPGVDILSILYKYDIPPEFPEEVVQAATDVPDEIFEKDLVGRRDLRDEVIVTIDGADAKDLDDAVTVVKNADGTYKLGVHIADVSYYVTQGSVIDTEAYERATSVYLTDRVIPMIPHRLSNGICSLNPQVDRLTLSCEMTLDGAGQVVKHEIFQSVIKTTERMTYTDVYKILEHEDENPELMERYEKLVPMFHDMKDLAQILRSKRMGRGAIDFDFKESKVLVNEEGWPTDIVLRERTVAERIIEEFMLAANETIAEHFHRMQVPFIYRIHEDPKPEKLQRFFEFVTNFGIVIKGSGSSVHPKALQEIIKSIEGLPEEPVISTMLLRSMQQAKYYAESLGHFGLSTEFYTHFTSPIRRYPDLIVHRLIRTYLINGDTSKETVSQWGQVMDEIAEHTSTRERRSVEAERDTDALKKAQYMSDKIGEEFVGIISSITNFGIFVELENTVEGLIHISNMTDDYYRFEDRHMMMIGERTGRQFRIGDEVKIRVANVVIEESSVDFEFVDMVSNGRPSRRQTSKVIYAGRKEGSKKERTGEKRDSDRRKPRGGSKERPAKEKKRSDSNDRDPRGRRKDGKAGDKPKFYESIAKGKKKKNKKKK from the coding sequence ATGACTCAACAAAATGATTTACAACAACGCATCCTGGAATTTATGAAGGATGATGATTATAAACCGATGACCGTATCTGAAGTTGAAGAAGCGTTTAAATTAGAGGAAGCGGATGATTTCCGTGAGCTTGTAAAAACGCTTGTTAAAATGGAAGCACTAGGGTTAATCGTACGTTCACGTTCAAATCGTTACGGTTTACCAGAGCGCATGAACTTACTACGCGGTCGTTTTATCGGTAACGCAAAAGGTTTTGGTTTCGTTGCGCCAGAAGAACAAGGGATGGATGATGTATTTATTCCACCGTATGAGATTAATGGTGCGCTAAACGGCGATACCGTATTAGTACGCATTTTAAAAGAATCATCAGGTGACCGTCGTGAAGGTACGATCACTAAAATTGTTGAACGTAGCAAAACGACATTTGTCGGCACATACCAAGCAAATAAAGGCTTTGGTTTTGTGGTAACAGATGATAAAAAACTGAATTTAGATATCTTTATCGCAAAAGATGATTCTCTTGGTGCTGTGGATGGTCATAAAGTAGTCGTAGAAGTAACGCACTGGCCAGATGAAACAAAATCGGCATCAGGGATAGTTACTAAAATTTTAGGACATAAAAACGATCCAGGTGTGGACATTTTATCAATCCTTTATAAATACGATATTCCACCTGAATTCCCAGAAGAAGTGGTGCAAGCTGCTACGGATGTTCCAGATGAAATTTTTGAAAAGGATTTAGTCGGACGTCGTGATTTACGCGATGAAGTCATCGTCACAATTGATGGTGCAGATGCAAAAGATTTAGATGATGCCGTTACTGTTGTAAAAAATGCAGACGGAACATATAAATTAGGTGTACACATTGCAGACGTAAGTTATTACGTAACACAAGGTTCTGTTATCGATACAGAAGCTTATGAGCGTGCGACTTCTGTGTATTTAACAGACCGCGTTATTCCGATGATTCCACATCGCCTGTCTAACGGGATTTGCTCATTAAATCCACAAGTAGACCGTTTAACATTATCATGTGAAATGACTCTTGATGGTGCAGGACAAGTTGTGAAGCATGAGATTTTCCAAAGTGTTATCAAAACGACAGAACGAATGACGTATACGGATGTTTATAAAATTTTAGAGCATGAAGATGAAAATCCAGAGTTAATGGAGCGCTATGAAAAGTTAGTGCCGATGTTCCATGATATGAAGGATTTAGCGCAAATCTTACGCAGCAAACGTATGGGACGCGGGGCCATTGATTTTGATTTTAAAGAATCAAAAGTGTTAGTCAATGAAGAAGGCTGGCCAACTGATATCGTATTACGCGAACGTACTGTAGCTGAGCGTATCATCGAAGAATTCATGCTAGCGGCGAACGAAACAATAGCTGAGCATTTCCACCGAATGCAAGTACCGTTCATTTACCGTATTCACGAAGATCCAAAACCAGAGAAATTACAACGTTTCTTCGAGTTTGTAACGAATTTCGGAATTGTTATTAAAGGTTCAGGAAGCTCGGTACATCCAAAAGCATTACAGGAAATTATTAAATCGATTGAAGGCTTACCAGAAGAGCCAGTTATTTCAACGATGTTACTACGTTCTATGCAGCAAGCGAAATATTATGCGGAATCTTTAGGACACTTTGGTTTATCGACAGAGTTTTATACGCATTTCACGTCACCAATTCGTCGTTACCCAGATTTAATCGTACACCGTTTAATTCGTACGTACTTAATTAATGGAGATACGTCGAAGGAAACTGTTTCTCAGTGGGGTCAAGTGATGGATGAAATTGCAGAACATACATCAACTCGTGAACGTCGCTCGGTTGAAGCAGAACGTGATACGGATGCACTGAAAAAAGCGCAATACATGTCCGATAAAATTGGTGAAGAGTTTGTTGGGATTATTTCATCGATTACGAACTTCGGTATTTTCGTGGAGCTTGAAAATACGGTAGAGGGTCTAATTCATATTTCGAATATGACGGATGACTATTACCGCTTTGAAGACCGTCATATGATGATGATTGGGGAACGTACGGGTCGTCAATTCCGTATCGGAGATGAAGTGAAAATTCGAGTGGCCAATGTAGTCATCGAAGAATCTTCTGTAGATTTTGAATTTGTTGATATGGTTAGCAATGGGCGCCCATCACGTAGACAAACATCAAAAGTCATCTATGCAGGACGTAAAGAAGGTAGCAAAAAAGAGCGCACTGGTGAAAAACGTGATAGTGATCGTCGTAAACCTCGTGGCGGCAGTAAAGAACGCCCAGCTAAAGAGAAAAAACGTAGCGACTCAAATGACCGTGACCCACGTGGCCGCCGTAAAGATGGTAAAGCAGGCGACAAGCCTAAGTTTTACGAGAGCATCGCAAAAGGCAAAAAGAAAAAGAATAAAAAGAAGAAATAA
- a CDS encoding tyrosine-type recombinase/integrase has product MTTMDKAVKEYMKRGVPHYMVKMYGGIDPYTKKQIDITKRGFKTKTEAKAFYAQKQAEMLQRNDTDNPNLTFEQFYHSYYEEYLQNCSLEKSTLGKIKGIFKNHILPFYGDLKLKNISYQDTLRSFEVWKEKLQKPSKVAIELNKCLEQAKYNDYIPKNPLKLDGLRSWEKKEERKRDNAQGDKLFYTSDEIDLFIQKLKTTDDISKIASFLLLVNLGLRKGELLALQWQDIDFQNKKIHIHQAIGTDEFNKPYIKATKNFLERTLDIDEETFQALLKWQELQAEQLKWQSLEHQGDKQFIFPNNKNTFYNNTKLNTWLKKFQTQHGLKLVSVHGLRHSCATRIYYQTKDIKFIQHFLGHTDMTTTVDTYIHCIPEIGSILVKSFNRAA; this is encoded by the coding sequence ATGACAACAATGGACAAAGCAGTTAAAGAATATATGAAAAGAGGCGTTCCTCATTATATGGTGAAAATGTATGGGGGTATCGATCCTTATACGAAAAAGCAAATCGACATTACAAAGCGTGGTTTTAAAACAAAAACTGAAGCAAAAGCTTTTTATGCTCAAAAACAAGCGGAAATGCTACAACGAAATGATACTGATAATCCAAACCTAACATTTGAGCAATTCTATCATTCTTACTATGAAGAATACCTTCAAAATTGTTCCCTCGAAAAAAGTACTTTAGGGAAAATTAAAGGGATTTTCAAAAACCACATCCTACCTTTTTACGGAGATTTAAAGCTTAAAAATATTTCTTACCAAGATACTTTGCGGTCTTTTGAAGTATGGAAAGAAAAATTACAAAAACCGTCAAAGGTAGCAATCGAACTAAATAAATGCTTAGAACAAGCTAAATATAACGATTACATTCCGAAAAATCCCCTTAAACTTGATGGTTTACGATCATGGGAAAAAAAAGAAGAAAGAAAGAGAGACAATGCACAAGGTGATAAATTGTTCTATACATCAGATGAAATAGATTTATTTATTCAAAAGCTAAAAACAACAGATGATATTTCAAAAATTGCAAGTTTCCTCTTGCTTGTAAATTTAGGCTTACGCAAAGGAGAGCTTCTTGCACTGCAATGGCAAGATATTGATTTTCAAAATAAAAAAATCCATATTCATCAAGCCATTGGTACAGATGAATTTAATAAGCCTTATATTAAAGCTACGAAGAACTTTTTAGAAAGAACACTTGATATTGATGAGGAAACTTTCCAAGCACTATTAAAATGGCAGGAGCTCCAAGCAGAGCAATTAAAGTGGCAAAGTCTTGAGCATCAAGGCGATAAGCAGTTTATCTTCCCAAACAATAAAAATACTTTTTATAATAACACCAAGTTAAATACCTGGTTAAAAAAGTTCCAAACTCAACACGGACTAAAGCTTGTTTCAGTTCATGGATTACGTCACAGTTGTGCTACTCGCATCTATTATCAAACGAAAGATATAAAGTTCATTCAACATTTCTTAGGTCACACAGACATGACAACAACGGTAGATACGTATATTCATTGCATTCCCGAAATAGGCAGTATATTAGTAAAGTCATTTAATCGAGCTGCATAA
- a CDS encoding recombinase family protein, translating into MGRVIGYCRVSTEDQNLDMQEQAIEKYAKENGLELIMYVEKISSRKVERQELEHAMKAATNGDLFVVYKLDRLARSTKELFTLTGELNEKGVEFVSINDAFDTTTPTGKAMFGMLAVFAEFERDIIQQRTKAGLESARKRGRIGGRPAIDDKVKKHVRALFEAGESATDIAKEYGIGRATVYKIIKNI; encoded by the coding sequence ATAGGACGAGTAATAGGATATTGTCGTGTTAGTACGGAAGATCAAAATTTAGATATGCAGGAGCAAGCGATTGAAAAGTATGCTAAAGAAAATGGATTAGAACTAATCATGTATGTAGAAAAGATTTCTAGTCGTAAAGTAGAAAGACAAGAACTTGAACATGCGATGAAAGCCGCAACTAATGGAGATTTGTTTGTTGTGTATAAATTAGACCGTTTAGCTAGAAGTACGAAAGAGTTATTTACATTAACAGGTGAATTAAATGAGAAGGGCGTAGAGTTTGTTTCAATTAATGATGCATTTGATACAACTACTCCAACAGGTAAAGCAATGTTTGGTATGTTAGCTGTATTTGCTGAATTTGAAAGGGACATTATTCAGCAAAGGACAAAAGCTGGATTAGAAAGTGCTAGAAAACGTGGGCGTATTGGAGGCAGACCAGCAATTGATGATAAAGTAAAGAAGCATGTACGAGCTTTGTTTGAAGCAGGAGAAAGTGCTACAGATATTGCAAAAGAGTATGGGATTGGAAGGGCAACAGTTTATAAAATTATTAAAAATATTTAA
- a CDS encoding tyrosine-type recombinase/integrase, with amino-acid sequence MKMWSKYFTCATRMYYQTKDIKFIQHFLGHTDITTTIDTYSYCIPELGNILVK; translated from the coding sequence ATGAAAATGTGGAGTAAATATTTTACTTGTGCTACTCGCATGTATTACCAAACAAAAGATATTAAATTTATCCAACACTTCTTAGGTCACACAGATATAACAACAACGATAGATACGTATAGTTATTGCATCCCTGAATTAGGCAATATATTAGTAAAGTGA
- a CDS encoding nucleoside 2-deoxyribosyltransferase, with protein MKFYIASSFSNKQAVRKVSEELKSKGFIHTYDWTKNERASSFEQLSKLGNLEKDAVMEADFMIVLLPAGKGSHIEFGIALGQGKPIYLYSSDEAVNNFDTTSTFYHLPQVKVVVGTINDLIQTILLDKQNISNSRMLHK; from the coding sequence ATGAAATTTTATATTGCGTCATCTTTTAGTAATAAACAAGCGGTAAGAAAGGTTTCAGAGGAACTAAAAAGTAAAGGCTTTATTCATACATATGATTGGACAAAGAATGAGCGAGCATCATCATTTGAGCAATTGTCTAAATTAGGGAACCTTGAAAAAGATGCAGTGATGGAAGCTGATTTTATGATTGTTTTATTACCAGCAGGTAAAGGAAGTCATATTGAGTTTGGTATTGCTCTAGGACAAGGAAAACCCATTTACCTTTATTCTTCGGATGAAGCAGTAAATAACTTTGATACAACAAGTACCTTTTATCATTTACCACAAGTAAAAGTTGTTGTAGGTACGATAAATGATTTAATACAAACCATTTTATTGGACAAACAAAATATATCAAATTCACGTATGCTGCATAAATAA
- a CDS encoding site-specific integrase, which produces MKDPIKSYTKKDGKTYYMFKLYLGIDNQTGKQIHVTRRGFLTKKEASLTLAQLRVEVSKGEYKKPITETYEDLYNVWIQHYERTVEESTFVKTIGIFKNHILPALGHYRIEKLSVAICQGFVDDCSLKLKRFRMVKTYASKVIDFAIKREYISSNPFKLVDLPKIKTSAVLDTEINYYSKEQLIEFLQCLKQYGNAQITAFYYLLAFSGIRKGEALALTWADINFDTKELLITKALSRGKNNKLYIKSTKTNTIRQLLIDDETCSILSEWKKIQQVKFPNANDQSQLMFTNEQNDLLQQTIPRKWLMKIIDNYSLPYTHVHSFRHVHCSLLFEAGASVKEVQERLGHTDVQTTLNIYTHLSKRAKNDTINKFVTYLNS; this is translated from the coding sequence ATGAAAGACCCTATTAAATCATATACAAAAAAAGATGGCAAGACCTACTACATGTTTAAGCTTTATTTAGGAATAGATAATCAAACAGGCAAACAAATTCATGTTACTAGACGCGGTTTTCTAACAAAAAAAGAGGCTAGTCTCACTTTAGCTCAATTAAGAGTCGAAGTTAGTAAAGGGGAATATAAGAAGCCTATAACTGAAACATACGAGGATCTATATAATGTCTGGATTCAACACTACGAAAGAACGGTCGAAGAAAGCACCTTTGTCAAAACAATAGGAATTTTCAAGAATCACATTCTACCTGCATTAGGTCATTACCGCATTGAGAAATTAAGTGTAGCAATCTGCCAAGGCTTTGTTGATGACTGTTCCTTGAAACTAAAAAGATTTCGAATGGTTAAAACTTACGCTTCTAAAGTAATTGATTTCGCTATTAAGCGTGAGTACATCAGTTCTAATCCATTCAAGCTAGTGGATCTTCCAAAAATCAAAACCTCTGCTGTATTAGATACCGAGATCAACTATTATTCAAAAGAGCAGCTAATTGAATTTCTTCAATGCTTAAAGCAATATGGTAACGCTCAAATAACCGCATTTTACTACCTGCTTGCTTTTTCAGGTATCCGTAAAGGGGAGGCTCTTGCATTAACCTGGGCAGATATAAATTTCGATACAAAGGAACTGCTCATTACAAAAGCTCTTTCAAGAGGTAAAAATAACAAGCTTTATATTAAATCAACGAAAACCAATACGATACGCCAGCTTTTAATCGATGATGAAACGTGCAGCATCTTATCTGAATGGAAAAAGATTCAGCAAGTTAAATTTCCAAATGCGAATGACCAAAGTCAATTAATGTTTACAAACGAACAAAATGACTTATTGCAACAAACAATTCCTAGAAAGTGGCTCATGAAAATCATCGACAATTACAGCTTGCCTTATACACATGTCCATTCATTTCGTCATGTCCATTGCTCTTTACTTTTCGAAGCGGGTGCAAGTGTCAAAGAAGTACAAGAACGATTAGGTCACACAGATGTGCAAACAACGCTCAACATATATACGCACCTATCAAAGCGTGCAAAAAACGACACAATTAATAAGTTTGTGACGTACTTAAACTCATAA
- a CDS encoding helix-turn-helix domain-containing protein: MELTIEKSIEEKIESLITQNFEKILEKNIESILDTKLDSYLGKKLGFSPDKNLEKIFEKKLGETIGQPNEHAAKEWLNVQETCDYIGISYKSLQKLIDQGLKGNSIGRSKRFSKTEITHFLKNVQHKK, translated from the coding sequence ATGGAACTAACTATTGAAAAATCAATCGAAGAAAAAATTGAAAGCTTAATTACACAAAACTTTGAAAAAATCCTTGAAAAAAACATTGAATCAATCCTTGATACAAAGCTTGATTCTTACCTTGGAAAAAAGCTTGGATTTTCTCCTGATAAAAACCTTGAAAAAATCTTTGAGAAAAAACTTGGTGAAACAATTGGACAGCCTAATGAGCATGCAGCTAAAGAATGGCTGAACGTTCAGGAAACTTGCGATTATATCGGAATTTCCTATAAAAGTTTACAAAAGCTTATTGATCAAGGACTTAAAGGTAATTCAATTGGTCGCAGCAAGCGATTCTCCAAAACGGAAATCACTCACTTTTTAAAAAATGTACAGCATAAAAAATAA
- the secG gene encoding preprotein translocase subunit SecG, with the protein MHTLFTVLLLIVALALIAVVLLQSGKSAGLSGAISGGAEQLFGKQKARGMDLVLHRTTIVLSVAFFVLALAITKF; encoded by the coding sequence ATGCATACGTTATTTACAGTTTTACTTTTAATCGTAGCTTTAGCCTTAATCGCTGTTGTATTATTACAATCAGGTAAAAGTGCTGGTTTATCAGGTGCCATCTCTGGTGGAGCTGAGCAACTATTCGGTAAACAGAAAGCTCGCGGGATGGATCTAGTATTACACCGCACAACGATTGTACTTTCTGTTGCATTCTTCGTTTTAGCATTAGCTATTACTAAATTCTAA
- a CDS encoding ATPase translates to MNKTVWISVVLGFATMAVLYLIGFIANIDILIFKVTNSSTEIAFLPIIIGLIVILISGRMMKSTN, encoded by the coding sequence ATGAATAAAACTGTTTGGATTTCTGTAGTGTTAGGGTTTGCAACAATGGCGGTACTCTATCTGATTGGCTTTATTGCCAATATAGATATTCTGATTTTTAAGGTTACAAATTCAAGTACCGAAATTGCTTTTCTACCAATCATCATTGGCTTAATTGTTATACTTATTAGTGGACGAATGATGAAGTCCACTAATTAA